A genomic stretch from Melospiza georgiana isolate bMelGeo1 chromosome 29, bMelGeo1.pri, whole genome shotgun sequence includes:
- the AQP5 gene encoding aquaporin-5, with protein MKKEILTLAFARAVFVEFLCTLIFVFIGLGSALKWPSALPSILQIALAFGLAIGTLVQAFGHISGAHINPAVTIAFFVGNQISLLRTLLYVVAQLVGAIAGAGILYGVTPANTRGNLAINALNNNITPGQALVVEIILTFQLAACIFASTDNRRSGVGSPALSIGLSVTVGHLVGIYFTGCSMNPARSFGPAVVTRRFSPAHWVFWVGPILGACLASLLYFYILVPYCMNMSDRVAIIKGTYESEEEWEEQREERKKSMELTPP; from the exons ATGAAGAAGGAAATACTAACCCTGGCCTTTGCTCGAGCCGTCTTTGTGGAGTTCCTCTGCACGCTCATCTTCGTCTTCATCGGGCTGGGCTCGGCGCTGAAGTGGCCGTCGGCGCTGCCCAGCATCCTGCAGATCGCGCTGGCCTTCGGGCTGGCCATCGGCACCTTGGTGCAGGCCTTCGGCCACATCAGCGGCGCCCACATCAACCCGGCCGTGACCATCGCCTTCTTCGTGGGCAACCAGATCTCCCTGCTGCGCACGCTGCTCTACGTGGTGGCCCAGCTGGTCGGGGCCATCGCCGGCGCTGGGATCCTCTACGGCGTCACCCCCGCCAACACCCGCGGCAACCTGGCCATCAACGCG CTCAACAACAACATAACCCCAGGCCAGGCCCTGGTGGTGGAGATCATCCTCACCTTCCAGCTGGCCGCCTGCATCTTCGCATCCACGGACAACCGGCGCAGCGGCGTCGGCTCCCCCGCGCTGTCCATCGGCCTCTCCGTCACCGTGGGCCACCTGGTGGGG ATTTACTTCACCGGCTGCTCCATGAACCCTGCGCGCTCCTTCGGGCCTGCCGTCGTCACCAGGAGGTTCAGCCCCGCGCACTGG GTGTTCTGGGTTGGGCCCATCCTTGGGGCTTGCTTGGCCTCCCTGCTCTACTTCTACATCCTGGTTCCCTACTGCATGAACATGTCTGACAGGGTGGCCATCATCAAGGGCACCTACGAGTCCGAGGAGGAGTGGGAGGAGCAGCgggaggagaggaagaagtCCATGGAGCTGACCCCGCCATAG